Proteins from one Desmodus rotundus isolate HL8 chromosome 9, HLdesRot8A.1, whole genome shotgun sequence genomic window:
- the PIRT gene encoding phosphoinositide-interacting protein: MMEDLPKAPEVDEKSPESKDLLPSQTASSLCISSRSESVWTTAPRSKWEIYRKPIVTMSVGGAILLFGVVITCLAYTLKLVEKYLTALKMIGPAFLSLGLMMLVCGLVWVPIIKKKQKQRQKSMFFQSLKSFFLNR; this comes from the coding sequence ATGATGGAGGATCTCCCCAAAGCCCCAGAGGTTGATGAGAAGTCTCCAGAATCCAAGGACCTGCTGCCCAGCCAGACTGCCAGCTCCCTGTGCATAAGCTCCCGAAGTGAGTCTGTCTGGACCACTGCCCCCAGGAGTAAGTGGGAGATATACCGCAAGCCCATCGTCACCATGTCCGTGGGTGGTGCCATCCTCCTCTTTGGCGTGGTCATCACCTGCTTGGCCTATACCCTGAAGCTGGTTGAAAAGTACCTGACGGCCCTTAAGATGATAGGGCCTGCCTTCCTGTCCCTGGGACTCATGATGCTGGTGTGCGGGCTAGTGTGGGTGCCCATcatcaaaaagaaacagaagcagagacaGAAGTCTATGTTCTTCCAGAGCCTCAAGTCCTTCTTCTTAAATCGCTGA